The following is a genomic window from Miscanthus floridulus cultivar M001 chromosome 14, ASM1932011v1, whole genome shotgun sequence.
TGGGAAGAGAATGAGTCAAAACGAGATTTGTTTGGTTTAAGCATGTAACGGTATCGGTTGCAGTATCCAGGTCGCGATCTCAGCCACCGATCTGATTACGCCAGGGTGGGAGGTGTAACAACTTTATATATAGCGGTATCTGATTATGAGGAAAGTGAATACGGCCATCACAGAAACAAACAAAATTTAATGGAATCGGTGTTATCCCTTTGCGTTACAAATAACCGAACCAAACACTTCCCTAGAACAACTCGTGTCCCGCGATTATTCAGAGTTCGATTTCTTTACATATTGGGTTCTGCTACAACGCATCATACGTTTGCTAGTacttattattttttaaaaaaaaccgggTATATAACTATGTATATACATGCTATCTTTTTTGAAAAAATATGTATATACGTGTTATTAGGAAAACAAAAAAGACCAAAATACATAACATGGTGTTCACAAATTCTCCTGGCGCTCTCCCTCCCTtaacccggcggcggcggcccatcTAGCTCACTTTTCTCTCCCGCGGCCTCGTAGTCGCAGGCGTTTCTGTTCACAtgctcataaacgatcgtaaatttccaaccGACAACCGTGTTTTTCTAACAGTAAATAatccgcctcccgaacaggccgtCCCCATCGCCGTGTCGGCTTTCGGCGTTTCGCGCAGAACAGTGCCTGCGGCTTCTGCTCCTCCCTCCCGTTCCATTCCAACCCTAGGGCCGAATCTCCGGCTAGGCGGCGGCGGGCGCAGCCACGCTGTCCACGCAGGGCTTGGGCGGCCTTAGGACGCAGGTGCGCTGCCTGGGGGCGCCGGGTGGCTGCGGAGGGCTGGGGCGGCCCGCGGCCAGGGGCAAGTCGGCAGCGGCAAGCAACCGGGGTGCTGGGCGTGGGAGGCCTGCGGCAGCGGGCAGCGGCACCAAGGGTCGAGTGTTGACCGTCCTGAGGCAGGAGCAGAGCAGCTGAGCTGGTCTGGTACTCTGTTGATTCTCCATTGGAGCAGCCATCAGGTGTGCATCCAGTTTTGTAAGTTAATTTGGTGAATTGGCTTTCCGTTTCACTCTATTATATCAATTGCAATTTGTGAAACTATAACAGATACGGATATTAATTCACTGATTATGTGTTACTTATATGTGTTAAATAATTTGTGAAACTGCCAAATTGGGACAGTTCTACATGTAAAACAATTTCTAGTTATATTCAATTCTATATGAATTTATTAAATCATGCTCAATTATGTACTATATCTCTACTACTATGTGATATTATACATGACAAATATTAGGCTTTAGGTTGTAAAAAAAATGATAGCCCTTCacatttgtgtgtgtgtgtgtgtgtgtttttttttttgggggggggggggggggggggttgcacCCAAAATATAAAAAGGAGCTTCTGTGTctttgtttcaattgtttcagtaGTAGATCTGTTCTTGTACTTTCCTGTTATTTGTACCAATACATTGCCTTTTGTGATGCAGTGATGGAAGGTACTACGATTGCTATTGAGATTGATGGGGAGGCCATCTGTCTTGGCAGTGTCGAAGATAATGAACAAGAAGCTGAGGAGAATGGAGAAATGCAGCAAATAATTTACACTGCTGAAAATGGGGAGCAAGTAGCCTTTGACAACCAAGAGCAGGGGAGGGAGGAAGATCCGGCAGGAAATGAAGAAGAGGATGGGGAACATAATTCTATAATCCCAAGCCGTGAGGAGTTGACTGAAGAATTACGAAATAAAGTCGCATATAGTGAGGAAGAAGCTTACAGGTTGTACTGTGACTATGGGCACCGTATGGGCTTTAGTGTTCGGAAGGGAAAGCAGTACTACTTTACCGGGACCAAAACCATCCGTACTAAAGATTATTACTGCTCAAAAGAAGGCTTGAAGGATGATGAGCAGCTTACTGAAGCAAACTTTAATAAGCCAGAGACCAGAACTAATTGCAAAGCGATGGTCCGTTTTAGGGTTGATTCTGAAGGTCAATGGCGAGTTATTCAAATAATTCCTGAACACAATCATGAGCTAGTTCGACCAGAAGAGATACACTTACTGAGATCAGTGAGGACTCTTTCAGTTCCGAAATCTGGTGTGCTGAATGCAATGGTGAATGCTGAAATCCAAGCAATGCATGACAGTTTACATATAAATGAAGATGGTACAGAATGCCACAGCCAGCTTAGCATCCGTAGTTACGCACTGCTTGAACCAGAGGAATGTGAGGCCCTTGTTGGATATTTCAAGCGCAGGACAAATGAACAAGGTATGTTCTATTGGGATGTAGAAGTAGATCAAGAAGGCCGAATGACTAATTTTTTCTGGAGGGATGGGACAAGCCGGGTTGACTATGATAGTTTCGGAGATGTTGTGATATTTGATACATCATATCGCACCAacaagtataatatgatatgtgccCCATTTATCGGTGTGAATCACCACCGACAAAATGTCATGTTTGGCTGTGCATTTTTGTTAGATGAGTCCCTAACATCCTATGAATGGTTATTTAAGTCATTCTTGGAGTCAGTGGGTGGTCGTCCTCCTAAAACAATCTTTACTGATCAGAATGAATTTATCTCCAAGGCAATTGAAGATGTTCTTCCTGGGACACGTCATTGTCTTTGTCAACGGCTCATTGAAAAAAACATGCTGTCCCATTTAGGCACTATCAATGATTCTGGAACATGTCATAGCTTGCTTATAAAGTGCATGAGAGGATGTGAGTCAGAAGcagaatttgatgaaacatgGGCGATGATGCATCATGAGTATAATATGCAGGAACACCCGTGGCTCACTGATCTGTATCAGCAAAGGCATAAATGGTGCACAGCTCTTCATAAGGATGCGTTTGATGGTGGGATCGAATCGATGGATAGGAATGAGGGTTTGAACAATGTTTTGAGCAACATCGATGATGAATCAACTTCACTTGCCACTTTTGTTCTTGAGTTGGATAAAATTGCAGGTAGTTGGCGTAAAACTGAGTCTTTAGAGGACATTCAGTGCAACCAGGCTGCTCCGGAGTGTACAGTTAAGCATAACAGAATTTTGCAACATGCCGCTGAAGTTTACACACACAAGGTCTATAAGTATCTTGAAACAGATTTTCTAGATGGAACTGGTGCAACTTCATATCAGGAAGTTCAGTGTAATGAAACATTGTATAAGTTTGAGTTCGTTCTGCAAAGTAGTCCAAATGTTTGGGTAGTTTTCCTTAACACCTCTACCATGGAGTTGAGCTGTACTTGCAAAAAATTTGAGACCATGGGTGTACTTTGTTTACATGCTCTAAATGCACTTGGTCTTAAGAATGTCGATAGGATTCCTGAAAGGTATATTTTAAACCGTTGGACAAAATATGCCAGAAAAGGAACATATCCATTTCCAGTTGATGAATTTGCAGAACAAGATCGCACGGAAGCTGCATTTGTGTATCATAATAGGGCTATGTGGTTTGTTTATGAT
Proteins encoded in this region:
- the LOC136504344 gene encoding protein FAR1-RELATED SEQUENCE 5-like, producing MEGTTIAIEIDGEAICLGSVEDNEQEAEENGEMQQIIYTAENGEQVAFDNQEQGREEDPAGNEEEDGEHNSIIPSREELTEELRNKVAYSEEEAYRLYCDYGHRMGFSVRKGKQYYFTGTKTIRTKDYYCSKEGLKDDEQLTEANFNKPETRTNCKAMVRFRVDSEGQWRVIQIIPEHNHELVRPEEIHLLRSVRTLSVPKSGVLNAMVNAEIQAMHDSLHINEDGTECHSQLSIRSYALLEPEECEALVGYFKRRTNEQGMFYWDVEVDQEGRMTNFFWRDGTSRVDYDSFGDVVIFDTSYRTNKYNMICAPFIGVNHHRQNVMFGCAFLLDESLTSYEWLFKSFLESVGGRPPKTIFTDQNEFISKAIEDVLPGTRHCLCQRLIEKNMLSHLGTINDSGTCHSLLIKCMRGCESEAEFDETWAMMHHEYNMQEHPWLTDLYQQRHKWCTALHKDAFDGGIESMDRNEGLNNVLSNIDDESTSLATFVLELDKIAGSWRKTESLEDIQCNQAAPECTVKHNRILQHAAEVYTHKVYKYLETDFLDGTGATSYQEVQCNETLYKFEFVLQSSPNVWVVFLNTSTMELSCTCKKFETMGVLCLHALNALGLKNVDRIPERYILNRWTKYARKGTYPFPVDEFAEQDRTEAAFVYHNRAMWFVYDLLMKSKSHHNTRKLILDVLENGEKSLENICDLKRLHMNPLGKEKDGNRVEKRKKKSTKQEKHSRNVKQVVLPQPADPVFVDPPNQDQYFAAEDIASNSSVGRPYFYQGYPATVVSTSQIQGHTNMHSEPQCASQEYSAYGAVQPPSQFGGGRNF